The Streptomyces sp. NBC_01439 genome contains the following window.
GTCCTCCATGACGCGGCCGGTCAGTTCCTGCTGCGCCCGGGTGCCCTCGACGAAGACGTACTTGCCCGGGCGGCCCTCCTGGACCAGCTTGCGCTCGGCGTCCGGGACGTAGAAGACCGGTTCGAGCTCCCTGTAGCGGCCCGACTCCTCGTTGTACGACCAGCCCACGCGGTGGCGCATGAACTCGCGGAAGACGAAGATCGGGGCGCTGATGAAGAAGGTCATCGAGTTGTGCTCGAACGGGCTGCCGTGGCGGTCGCGCATCAGGTAGTTGATGAGGCCCTTGGAACGCTCCGGGTCCTTCTGCAGCTCCTCCAGCGACTGCTCGCCGGCCGTGGAGACGCGAGCGGCCCACAGTACGTCGGAGTCGGCGGCGGAGTGCTTCACCAGCTCCACCGTCACCTCACTGCGGAAGCTGGGTTTCAGATCTGAAGCGGCGGTTTCGCTCACCGGGGGTCCTTCCAAACGTGCGTCCTGGGGCGCGCCCACTCTACGGCGCCCCCCGCACGGCCGACGCAGACGCACGCGGCGCAGGGGCGTCGTACGCCTGACGCACAGCCATGAATCTTTCCTAATGTCCCGAAATCCGGCACCCATTGACGGGCCCGTACGTCTTACCTACGAGAACGCACGCCCCTCCACCCCGAGGAGATTCACTCTGATGTTCCTCCGGCGCGAACCCGTCCCGTTCGCCTTCATCTCAGAAGCCGACCGATTCCGAAGCAACGTCACTCCGCCGCCGCGCGAGCGTCTGGGCAGGACGCAGTTGATCGCCCGTACTCTGGTCGGACTGACCGTGGTTGCGGGGCTCGCCGGCTCACTGCTCCTCGGCATGCCCGCACTGCAGCCGAGCAAGGCGCCGGAGAAGTCGCAGCAGTCGGAGGCGTCCCAGGGGCGGTAGCCTCACGGGCACAGCCCAACCGAACATGCATGTGAGTGAGGTCCAGCCGTGCCCCTGCCCTTCTTGACGGCCGACGGCGTATCCGATGTGGACGACGGCGACGGTGACGGCGACGAGATCCTGGCCCATGCCGACCAGGACCGCTGGCGCCGGCCCTACCGCCCCGGCCCCTGGCGCGTGGGCATCGGCGCGCTACTGCTCCTGCTGTCGGCCTTCATGTTGCTGGCCACGATGATCGTCGCCTTCGCGGGCGGCTGGGGCGGAGCCCTCGTCTGCCTGATCGCCGCCCTCGCGGTCGTCGGATCGGCGGTGCAGACCCTGCGCATCGGCGTATGGGTGAGCCCCGCGGGACTGCGCCGGGTGGGGTTCTTCGTGACCCGCACCACCGCCTGGAGCGAGATCGGAGAGCTCCGTACGGTGCAGCAGCCGGTGCGCTGGCTCGGGCTGCCGAGGACCGTGCAGGGTCAGGCCCTGACGATGGGCGCCCGGGACGGCGCGGAGGCGCCGGTGCTGCTGACGGACCACAACGCCGACTTCCTGTCGCGGACCGAGGCCTTCGACCGGGCCGCCGACACGGTGGGCGCCTGGGCCGACGAGTACCGGCCCGTGGTGGCCGCCTGACCGGCCCGAACCGCCCCCGGAGGCCCGTACAGGTCAGACCTGTACGGGCTTCTTGTCGTGCAGGGCGATCGCCCTCTGCATCGCCTTGCGCGCCCGAGGGGTGTCCCGGGCGTCGTGGTAGGCGACGGCGAGCCGGAACCAGCTGCGCCAGTCCCCCGGCGCGTCCTCGGTCTCGGCCTTGCGGCGCGCGAAGACCTCGTCGGCGGAGTCCCGCAGGATCCGCCCGTACGCGTCCCGTTCCAACTCGTCGACGGGCAGTCCGCCCTCGGCCTCCAGCTCGGTCGCGAGGTGGTTGGCCCGCGTGACGAACCGGGTGTTCTGCCAGAGGAACCAGACACCGATGACCGGCAGGATCAGCACGGCCACCCCGAAGGTGACCGTGAGCAGGGTCCCGTGCTCGATCAGCATCAGGCCCCGGCTGCCGACCAGAACGAAGTAGACCACCAGGACGGCGGCCGTGAGGAAGTACGTGATCTTCGCGCGCATCGTGAAATCAGTCCGTCAGCCCAGGTCGAGGAAGTGTTCCAGGCCGAAGGTGAGGCCCGGGGTCTGCGCCACGCGGCGCGCACCGAGCAGGATGCCCGGCATGAAGCTGCTGTGGTGCAGGGAATCGTGACGGATGGTCAGGGTTTCGCCCTCGCCGCCGAGGAGCACCTCCTGGTGGGCCAGCAGCCCGCGCAGGCGGACGGCGTGCACCGGGACGCCGTCGACGTCGGCGCCGCGCGCTCCGTCGAGGGCGGTGGCGGTGGCGTCGGGCTGCGCGCCGAGGCCGGCCTCGGCGCGGGCGGCCGCGATGAGCTGCGCCGTCCGGGTCGCCGTGCCGGAGGGGGCGTCCACCTTGTTGGGGTGGTGCAGCTCGACGACCTCGACGGACTCGAAGTAGCGGGCGGCCTGGGCGGCGAACTTCATGGTGAGGACGGCGCCGATAGAGAAGTTCGGGGCGATGAGCACACCGGTCTGCGGCGAACCGTCGAGCCAGGAGCCCAGCTGCGCGAGGCGGTCCTCGGTCCAGCCGGTGGTGCCGACCACTCCGTGGATGCCGTGACGGATGAGGAAGTCCAGGTTCCCCATCACCGATGCCGGGGTGGTCAGCTCGACCGCGACCTGGGCGCCGGCCTCGGCCAGCGTCTCCAGCTTGTCGCCGCGGCCGAGCGCCGCGACCAGTTCCATGTCCTCGGCGGCCTCGACCGCCTTGACGGCCTCGGCGCCGATGCGACCCTGGGCGCCGAGGACTGCCACGCGCAGCTTGCTCATATTGCTTCCTTACTCACGTACGGAACTAGGCGACCGCTTCGTCGAGACGGGCGGCCTGCTTCTCCTTCAGCGGGCCGATCACCGCGAGCGAGGGCCGCTGTGCCAGTACATCCTGTGCCACCGAGCGGATGTCGTCCGGGGTCACGGCGGCGATCCGGGCCAGCATGTCGTCGACCGACATCTGGTCGCCCCAGCACAGCTCGCTCTTGCCGATGCGGTTCATGATCGCGCCGGTGTCCTCCAGGCCGAGGACGGTGGATCCGGAGAGCTGGCCGATGGCCCGCTTGATCTCGTCGTCCGCGAGCCCCTCCGTCGCGACCTTGTCGAGCTCGTCGCGGCAGATCCGGAGCACGTCGTGCACCTGGTTGGGGCGGCAGCCCGCGTACACGCCGAAGAGGCCGGTGTCGGCGAAGCCGGAGGTGTACGAGTACACGCTGTAGGCGAGGCCGCGCTTCTCCCGGACCTCCTGGAAGAGTCGCGAGGACATGCCGCCGCCGAGGGCGGTGTTCAGCACGCCCAGCGCCCAGCGGCGCTCGTCGGTCCGGGCGAGCCCCGGCATGCCGAGGACCACGTGGGCCTGCTCGGTCCTGCGGTTCACCAGGTCGACGCGGCCGGCGGTGCGGATGCGCTTCGTCCCGGAGCGCGGGCCGATCGGTTCGGCGTCGGTGCGGGTCAGCGCGCCGGCCTTCTCGAAAGCGGCACGGACCTGGCGCACGACCTTGTTGTGGTCGACGTTGCCGGCAGCAGCCACGACCAGGTGCGTCGGGTCGTAGTGCTTCTTGTAGAAGCGGCGGATCCGGTCGGCGCCGAGCGCGTTGATCGTGTCGACGGTGCCGAGGACCGGACGTCCCAGGGGGGTGTCCCCGTACATGGTCTGCGCGAACAGGTCGTGCACCATGTCGCCCGGGTCGTCCTCGGTCATCGCGATCTCTTCGAGGATGACGCCGCGCTCGGCGTCCACGTCCTCCTCGCGGATCAGCGAGCCGGTGAGCATGTCGCAGACCACGTCGATGGCCAGCGGCAGGTCGGTGTCGAGCACCCGGGCGTAGTAGCAGGTGTACTCCTTCGCTGTGAAGGCGTTCATCTCGCCGCCGACCGCGTCGATCGCGGAGGAGATGTCGAGGGCACTGCGCTGGTGCGTGCCCTTGAAGAGGAGATGCTCCAGGTAGTGCGTGGCGCCGTTCAGGGTGGGCGTCTCGTCACGGGAGCCGACGTGCGCCCAGATGCCGAACGTGGCGGAGCGGACGGAGGGCAGCGTCTCGGTGACGATGCGCAGTCCGCCGGGCAGCACGGTGCGCCGGACGGTGCCGATGCCGTTGCTGCCCTTGAGGAGGGTTTGGGTACGGGCGACGGCCCGCCCCTCCGAAGAGGGGCGGGCCGTCACACGGGAACTACGCGACATCACTTGTCGGAGTCGTCCTTGTCAGCGTCGTCACCGGCGGTCTCGCCGTCGATCACGGGGACCAGCGAGAGCTTGCCGCGCTGGTCGATCTCGGCGATCTCGACCTGGACCTTGGTACCGACCGCGAGCACGTCCTCGACGTTCTCCACGCGCTTGCCACCGGCGAGCTTGCGGATCTGCGAGATGTGCAGCAGGCCGTCCTTGCCGGGCATGAGGGAGACGAAGGCACCGAAGGTGGTGGTCTTGACGACCGTACCCAGGTAGCGCTCGCCGACCTCCGGCATGGTCGGGTTGGCGATCGAGTTGATCGTGGCGCGGGCGGCCTCGGCGGCCGGGCCGTCGGAGGCACCGATGTAGATGGTGCCGTCGTCCTCGATCGTGATCTCGGCGCCGGTGTCCTCCTGGATCTGGTTGATCATCTTGCCCTTGGGCCCGATGACCTCACCGATCTTGTCCACCGGGATCTTGACGGTGATGATCCGGGGGGCGAACGGGGACATGGCGTCCGGCGTGTCGATCGCTTCCATCATCACGTCGAGGATGTGGAGGCGGGCGTCGCGGGCCTGCTTGAGGGCCGCGGCCAGGACGGAGGCCGGGATGCCGTCCAGCTTGGTGTCGAGCTGGAGGGCGGTGACGAACTCCTTGGTGCCGGCGACCTTGAAGTCCATGTCGCCGAAGGCGTCCTCCGCACCGAGGATGTCGGTGAGGGCGACGTAGTGCGTCTTGCCGTCGATCTCCTGGGAGATCAGGCCCATGGCGATACCGGCGACGGGGGCCTTGAGGGGCACACCGGCGTTCAGCAGCGACATGGTGGAGGCGCAGACCGAGCCCATGGACGTCGAACCGTTGGAGCCGAGGGCCTCGGACACCTGACGGATCGCGTACGGGAACTCCTCGCGGGTCGGGAGGACCGGCACGATCGCGCGCTCGGCGAGCGCGCCGTGGCCGATCTCGCGGCGCTTCGGCGAACCGACGCGGCCGGTCTCACCGACGGAGTACGGCGGGAAGTTGTAGTTGTGCATGTAGCGCTTGCGGGTCACCGGGGAGAGGGTGTCCAGCTGCTGCTCCATGCGGAGCATGTTGAGGGTGGTGACGCCCAGGATCTGGGTCTCGCCACGCTCGAACAGCGCCGAGCCGTGCACGCGCGGGATGGCCTCGACCTCGGCGGCGAGGGTACGGATGTCCGTGATCCCGCGGCCGTCGATGCGGACCTTGTCCTTGATGACGCGCTCGCGCACCAGGGCCTTGGTCAGGCTGCGGTAGGCGGCGGAGATCTCCTTCTCGCGGCCTTCGAAGGCCGGGAGGAGCTTCTCGGCGGCGATCTCCTTGACGCGGTCCAGCTCGGCCTCGCGGTCCTGCTTGCCCGCGATGGTCAGCGCCTGGGAGAGCTCGCCCTTGACGGCGGCCGCGAGGGCCTCGTACACGTCGTCCTGGTAGTCCAGGAAGACCGGGAACTCGCCCTCGGGCTTGGCGGCCTTGGCGGCCAGGTCCGACTGGGCCTTGCAGAGGACCTTGATGAAGGGCTTCGCGGCGTCCAGACCGGCGGCGACGATCTCCTCGGTCGGCGCCTCGGCGCCGCCCTTGACGAGGGCGATGGTCTTCTCGGTGGCCTCGGCCTCGACCATCATGATCGCGACGTCGCCGTCCTCGAGGGTGCGACCCGCGACGACCATGTCGAAGACGGCGTCCTCGAGCTCGGTGTGCGTCGGGAACGCGACCCACTGGCCGCGGATCAGCGCGACGCGGACGCCGCCGATCGGGCCGGAGAAGGGCAGGCCGGCCAGCTGGGTGGACGCGGAAGCGGCGTTGATCGCCACGACGTCGTACAGGTGGTCGGGGTTGAGGGCCATGACCGTCGCGACGACCTGGATCTCGTTACGCAGGCCCTTCTTGAAGGACGGGCGCAGCGGGCGGTCGATCAGGCGGCAGGTGAGGATCGCGTCCTCGGAGGGGCGGCCCTCACGGCGGAAGAAGGAGCCGGGGATCTTGCCGGCCGCGTACTGCCGCTCCTCGACGTCCACCGTCAGGGGGAAGAAGTCGAGCTGGTCCTTGGGCTTCTTCGACGCGGTGGTGGCGGACAGCACCATCGTGTCGTCGTCCAGGTAGGCAACGGCGGAGCCGGCGGCCTGGCGGGCCAGGCGGCCCGTCTCGAAGCGGATGGTGCGGGTGCCGAAGGAACCGTTGTCAATGACGGCCTCGGCGTAGTGGGTCTCGTTCTCCACTAGCGTTTTCTCCATTTTCGTCGTCTCCGTCCGCCGCCCGTGTGGCGGTGGACGGTTGCGGAGAAGCGCTCCTGGCGTGCGGGCCGGTCTTCGATCGAAGCACCCGGTTCGTTGCCCTTGGGGGCATTCCGGGTGCCACTACCGAGGACCGGCGGCGTGGGAGGGCGCTCCTCCTCTTCAGTTGTGCGCGTCTTCCTCAGACGCGCACGTGCGTCCGTTCCAGACTACAAAGGGTCCGGTCCGTCCCGCACGTACAGCAAAGGGAGCGGCCCCCGGATGTGGGAACCGCTCCCTTCACAGCGCTTTACTTGGCGCCGGCCGCACCGCGGCGGATGCCGAGGCGCTCGACCAGCGTACGGAAGCGCTGGATGTCCTTCTTGGCCAGGTACTGCAGCAGGCGGCGACGCTGGCCGACCAGGATCAGCAGACCACGACGGGAGTGGTGGTCGTGCTTGTGCGTCTTGAGGTGCTCGGTCAGGTCCGAGATGCGGCGGGAGAGCATCGCAACCTGGACCTCGGGGGAGCCGGTGTCGCCCTCCTTGGCACCGAACTCGGTGATGATCTGCTTCTTCGTAGCGGCGTCGAGCGGCACGCGTACTCCTCGTTTTAGGTCTTCGTTGCCACCGAGTGCCCCAGGTCTGAGTCTCTGGGGAGCTTCCGTTACTCGGGAGGCGGGGTCCGCTGAGCGCAGTCCGTAGACCCTCTCGTCGAGGAATCCGGGGGACGCGTACACAAACGGCCGTCACACAGCGTACCAGGCCGCCGCTCCGCCACGTCTCAGCTGGTGAGAGACCTGGCGCGGGAGTACACGTCCAGCACGGCCAGGGTGAGCGGCACGAGGCTGAGCAGGACCGCCGCCTCGGTGAGGTCGAGCAGCCGCCCCCAGAAGGGTGACAGACCCTTGCGGGGAATGACCAGCGCAATTCCGGCGAGGAGTGCCGCGCCGGCCGCGACGGCGGCGGTCAGCCAGATGGTACGGAGGTCCAGGCCGCTGCTGTCGTGCTCCCGCAGGAGCGCTTCGAGCAGGTCGGTCGGCGGGTGCAGGGCCATGCCCAGGATCAGCAGCGCGATGGCGACGAGGCCCGCGGTCAGGGCGCAGACCACCTGGGAGGTGTAACGGAAGAGGCGGGCGCGCAGCAGCATGGCGAGGCCGGTGGCGAGTGCCAGCAGGCGGCCCCAGGTGTTCTCGGAGAAGCCGAGGACGGCAGCGGCGCCGACGGCGACCGCGGCGCAGCCGCCGACCAGGCCGAGCAGCATCTCGTGGCCGCGGCGGGCCTGGGCGGCGATGGCCTCGGCGTCGAGCGGGGCGGCGCCCGGCTCGTGCTGGTCGGAGCCGGGCTGCTCACCGTACGGCTCGGTCTCGTAGCGGTCCGGGGTCTCGTAATCCTCGGTGGCGCTCTGCGGGGCGGCGTAGCCGATGGGCAGGCGGGCGAAGCGGGCGGAGAGGCCGGGGAGGAAGGCGACGAGGCCGATGGCGACGGGGGCGCAGACGGCGGCAGTGTGAGTGGCGGAGGCCTCGGTGGCGATGGCCACGAAGGTGGCGAGGGTTCCGGTGGCGGCGACGAAGGTGGCCGCGACGAAGGGGGCGTCGCCGCTGGGGGTGAGCGCGACCAGGGCGACGGAGGCGATCAGGGCGCAGAC
Protein-coding sequences here:
- the eccD gene encoding type VII secretion integral membrane protein EccD, with amino-acid sequence MSTAGTTGFCRVTVVAPDSRIDVALPEDIAVADVYPELLRLTGQTQPVGAPTGFHLVRRSGTVLDGARTLAGQQVLDGEVLSLRPFAESLPPAVFDDVSDAVASAVVRDRHRWSDDMLRGAGLAGAAVLLVMLGFVLWYADPLRHDMHGLPGIIAGAVGILLTAVAGVRARVYGDRLSAVALGLGALPHLMIAGSGIIAPAVGQGPGRLQFLLGCVCALIASVALVALTPSGDAPFVAATFVAATGTLATFVAIATEASATHTAAVCAPVAIGLVAFLPGLSARFARLPIGYAAPQSATEDYETPDRYETEPYGEQPGSDQHEPGAAPLDAEAIAAQARRGHEMLLGLVGGCAAVAVGAAAVLGFSENTWGRLLALATGLAMLLRARLFRYTSQVVCALTAGLVAIALLILGMALHPPTDLLEALLREHDSSGLDLRTIWLTAAVAAGAALLAGIALVIPRKGLSPFWGRLLDLTEAAVLLSLVPLTLAVLDVYSRARSLTS
- a CDS encoding polyribonucleotide nucleotidyltransferase; translation: MENETHYAEAVIDNGSFGTRTIRFETGRLARQAAGSAVAYLDDDTMVLSATTASKKPKDQLDFFPLTVDVEERQYAAGKIPGSFFRREGRPSEDAILTCRLIDRPLRPSFKKGLRNEIQVVATVMALNPDHLYDVVAINAASASTQLAGLPFSGPIGGVRVALIRGQWVAFPTHTELEDAVFDMVVAGRTLEDGDVAIMMVEAEATEKTIALVKGGAEAPTEEIVAAGLDAAKPFIKVLCKAQSDLAAKAAKPEGEFPVFLDYQDDVYEALAAAVKGELSQALTIAGKQDREAELDRVKEIAAEKLLPAFEGREKEISAAYRSLTKALVRERVIKDKVRIDGRGITDIRTLAAEVEAIPRVHGSALFERGETQILGVTTLNMLRMEQQLDTLSPVTRKRYMHNYNFPPYSVGETGRVGSPKRREIGHGALAERAIVPVLPTREEFPYAIRQVSEALGSNGSTSMGSVCASTMSLLNAGVPLKAPVAGIAMGLISQEIDGKTHYVALTDILGAEDAFGDMDFKVAGTKEFVTALQLDTKLDGIPASVLAAALKQARDARLHILDVMMEAIDTPDAMSPFAPRIITVKIPVDKIGEVIGPKGKMINQIQEDTGAEITIEDDGTIYIGASDGPAAEAARATINSIANPTMPEVGERYLGTVVKTTTFGAFVSLMPGKDGLLHISQIRKLAGGKRVENVEDVLAVGTKVQVEIAEIDQRGKLSLVPVIDGETAGDDADKDDSDK
- a CDS encoding M16 family metallopeptidase; amino-acid sequence: MMSRSSRVTARPSSEGRAVARTQTLLKGSNGIGTVRRTVLPGGLRIVTETLPSVRSATFGIWAHVGSRDETPTLNGATHYLEHLLFKGTHQRSALDISSAIDAVGGEMNAFTAKEYTCYYARVLDTDLPLAIDVVCDMLTGSLIREEDVDAERGVILEEIAMTEDDPGDMVHDLFAQTMYGDTPLGRPVLGTVDTINALGADRIRRFYKKHYDPTHLVVAAAGNVDHNKVVRQVRAAFEKAGALTRTDAEPIGPRSGTKRIRTAGRVDLVNRRTEQAHVVLGMPGLARTDERRWALGVLNTALGGGMSSRLFQEVREKRGLAYSVYSYTSGFADTGLFGVYAGCRPNQVHDVLRICRDELDKVATEGLADDEIKRAIGQLSGSTVLGLEDTGAIMNRIGKSELCWGDQMSVDDMLARIAAVTPDDIRSVAQDVLAQRPSLAVIGPLKEKQAARLDEAVA
- the rpsO gene encoding 30S ribosomal protein S15, yielding MPLDAATKKQIITEFGAKEGDTGSPEVQVAMLSRRISDLTEHLKTHKHDHHSRRGLLILVGQRRRLLQYLAKKDIQRFRTLVERLGIRRGAAGAK
- the thyX gene encoding FAD-dependent thymidylate synthase; protein product: MSETAASDLKPSFRSEVTVELVKHSAADSDVLWAARVSTAGEQSLEELQKDPERSKGLINYLMRDRHGSPFEHNSMTFFISAPIFVFREFMRHRVGWSYNEESGRYRELEPVFYVPDAERKLVQEGRPGKYVFVEGTRAQQELTGRVMEDSYVQAYEAYREMLAAGVAREVARSVLPVGLFSSMYATCNARSLMHFLGLRTQHELAAVPSFPQREIEMVGEKMEQHWAKLMPLTYAAYNGNGRVAP
- the dapB gene encoding 4-hydroxy-tetrahydrodipicolinate reductase; protein product: MSKLRVAVLGAQGRIGAEAVKAVEAAEDMELVAALGRGDKLETLAEAGAQVAVELTTPASVMGNLDFLIRHGIHGVVGTTGWTEDRLAQLGSWLDGSPQTGVLIAPNFSIGAVLTMKFAAQAARYFESVEVVELHHPNKVDAPSGTATRTAQLIAAARAEAGLGAQPDATATALDGARGADVDGVPVHAVRLRGLLAHQEVLLGGEGETLTIRHDSLHHSSFMPGILLGARRVAQTPGLTFGLEHFLDLG